A single Pedobacter sp. PACM 27299 DNA region contains:
- a CDS encoding glycoside hydrolase family 31 protein has product MFKSILICTAFLLSCLCLNAQTIAWELVAPGVWKGTVGRPESYNLLTASGVKPYAAGLAQMGSAAFPMVQQQVVAQLKDGKTYLSFPLKKEEQLFGFGLNFQTVHQRGKILELHVDHFAGKDNGRTHSPTPFYVSSDGYGVFVNSARYLKVYAGTGVRRDSENAPPAKDRNTDKSWASRPYSDAVEFLVPAEGVEFYVFAGPTPLKAVSRYNLFNGGGPLPPRWGLGFTQRVKTLFTAEEVEKEADTFAEKGFPLDFIGLEPGWQSKSYPCSFEWDKGRFPNPAGFVGDMLKKGIRLNLWTNPYVSPESPIYKAIKPFTADHTVWLGAIPDLTMPEAQQLLFGQLKKDQVAIGVSGYKFDEVDGYDHYLWPDVTTFPSGKSAEQMRQTYGLLTQRYSTDLFRERNQRTYGLVRGSNGGGTSFPYVIYNDYYNHEDFITALINSSFAGVLWTPEVRASKTAEEWLRRMQSVVFSPMAMINAWSSGTKPWSYPEVEKQVKDMAILRMQMMPYWYSEFAKYHFQGIPPFRAMNLEPGFNSRIDKEVRNTDLEENPYVDAVAKEVKDQYMAGEYLLVAPMFAGKTTRTVILPRGKWFDFYTGDFVGDGTVITVTPGLDRIPVYVKDGGIIPMGPGLMHAPKPMDKINLEIRYYGSKPGTYQLYDDDGESFDYEKGAYSFREIKMERGKDGKLKSSISSAVKGKPNTLNKISFKAMTK; this is encoded by the coding sequence AGCAGCAGGTAGTAGCCCAGTTAAAAGATGGTAAAACGTATTTAAGTTTCCCCCTGAAAAAGGAGGAGCAGCTGTTTGGTTTCGGTTTGAACTTTCAAACTGTTCATCAGCGAGGAAAGATTCTTGAGTTGCATGTGGATCATTTTGCTGGGAAAGATAATGGCCGGACGCATTCGCCAACCCCTTTTTATGTGTCTTCAGATGGTTATGGGGTTTTTGTAAATTCTGCCCGTTACCTGAAAGTTTATGCAGGAACCGGGGTTCGGAGAGACAGTGAAAATGCGCCTCCTGCCAAAGACCGGAATACCGATAAAAGCTGGGCTTCCCGCCCGTATTCCGATGCGGTAGAGTTTCTGGTGCCTGCAGAAGGTGTGGAGTTTTATGTATTTGCAGGCCCGACACCATTAAAAGCAGTGAGCCGGTACAATTTATTTAATGGCGGCGGTCCTTTACCTCCGCGCTGGGGATTGGGCTTTACACAGCGTGTGAAAACACTTTTTACCGCTGAAGAGGTAGAAAAGGAAGCCGATACTTTTGCCGAAAAAGGCTTCCCTTTAGATTTTATTGGCTTAGAGCCAGGCTGGCAAAGTAAATCTTATCCTTGTTCATTTGAATGGGATAAGGGCAGATTTCCTAATCCTGCTGGATTTGTGGGCGATATGCTCAAAAAAGGAATCAGATTGAATTTATGGACCAATCCTTACGTTTCACCGGAATCTCCGATTTATAAAGCAATCAAGCCTTTTACTGCAGACCATACCGTTTGGTTAGGTGCAATACCTGACCTGACGATGCCAGAGGCACAGCAACTGTTGTTTGGTCAGTTGAAAAAGGATCAGGTGGCTATTGGTGTCAGCGGTTATAAATTTGATGAAGTGGATGGTTACGACCATTATTTATGGCCGGATGTGACCACATTTCCCTCTGGGAAATCTGCAGAGCAAATGCGCCAGACTTATGGTTTGCTGACTCAGCGTTACAGCACCGACCTTTTCCGTGAGCGCAATCAGCGTACTTATGGCCTGGTTCGTGGTTCCAACGGTGGCGGAACTTCTTTTCCTTATGTGATTTATAATGATTATTACAACCATGAAGACTTTATCACCGCTTTAATCAATAGCAGTTTTGCCGGGGTGTTGTGGACGCCAGAAGTAAGGGCTTCTAAAACTGCTGAAGAATGGCTGCGTAGAATGCAGTCTGTCGTGTTCTCGCCAATGGCGATGATCAATGCCTGGTCTAGCGGTACAAAACCATGGTCTTACCCGGAAGTAGAAAAACAGGTAAAAGACATGGCAATTTTACGCATGCAAATGATGCCTTACTGGTATAGTGAGTTTGCGAAATATCATTTTCAAGGGATTCCCCCTTTCCGTGCAATGAACCTGGAACCTGGTTTTAACTCCAGAATTGATAAAGAAGTGAGAAATACGGATTTGGAAGAAAACCCTTATGTAGATGCGGTAGCTAAAGAAGTAAAAGATCAATACATGGCAGGGGAGTACTTATTGGTGGCTCCAATGTTTGCCGGAAAAACAACACGTACTGTGATCCTTCCGCGTGGAAAGTGGTTTGATTTCTATACTGGGGATTTCGTGGGTGATGGTACGGTCATTACCGTTACACCAGGATTAGACCGCATTCCCGTATATGTGAAAGATGGTGGGATTATTCCAATGGGCCCCGGTTTGATGCATGCCCCGAAACCTATGGATAAGATTAATCTGGAGATCAGGTATTATGGTTCGAAACCAGGTACGTATCAGTTGTACGATGATGATGGGGAGAGTTTTGATTATGAAAAAGGTGCTTATAGCTTCCGTGAGATTAAAATGGAACGTGGAAAAGATGGGAAATTGAAAAGTTCTATCAGCAGCGCTGTGAAAGGGAAACCGAATACACTGAATAAGATCAGTTTTAAAGCAATGACAAAGTAA
- a CDS encoding alpha-L-fucosidase, producing MRMNCKSAFLLLSLSLSAGYSYSQVAGDEDKDMFNQAKARDERAIEAAKNGWWTASMKNHEERIQWWRDAKFGMFIHWGLYSIPEGEWKGKIVDGYAEHLMRKEKISRAAYLDLAHQFNPLKFNAEEWIMDAKKAGMNYFIVTAKHHDGFAMFDSKVSDFDVIDQTPFKRDPMAELAAAAKKHGMKFGFYYSHAFDWEDPNAPGNDWEYKNPGGDQLIGGANWFDNHPEWLPKAQKYVNEKAIPQIKELINTYHPDILWFDTPHKLPFSENLRILQAIRETDPNIVVNGRLARSATGNFGDYLNTGDRPAEFRTVAGDWEAIPTTNESYGYSKHDHSHKPASFFIRLLANASSRGGNLLMNIGPKGDGSFDQKDQRILDSIGPWLHKNSVSIFGTQRSGLPIPAWGVSTQKDRQVYLHVFEWPKDGKLLLAGLKTDVKLAYLLNDPAKKKLGVKRLSPVDLSISVPEQSPDAVDAVVVLELNAPLAVDTLRLLADKDLTNRLLSFDAALHGKGFGFGDGKTNRYFVDGLKEKGQYFSWDVKTLAPARYKVLVKYLGGVDPKGTYRIQLGAMNQEMPAFVQKSGVVTQEIGQVSLSKGQCQLKLSAENAHGMELMKLLEVQLIPIAL from the coding sequence ATGAGAATGAATTGTAAGTCGGCTTTTTTATTATTGTCCTTATCGTTGAGCGCGGGTTATAGCTATAGCCAGGTGGCCGGTGATGAAGATAAAGACATGTTTAACCAGGCGAAAGCGCGTGATGAGCGGGCAATTGAAGCCGCTAAAAATGGCTGGTGGACGGCTTCAATGAAAAATCATGAGGAGCGGATTCAATGGTGGAGGGATGCGAAGTTTGGCATGTTCATCCATTGGGGGCTCTATTCTATTCCTGAGGGAGAATGGAAAGGGAAAATTGTAGATGGTTATGCAGAACATTTGATGCGTAAAGAAAAGATCAGCAGGGCTGCTTATCTGGATCTTGCTCATCAATTCAATCCTTTGAAATTTAACGCAGAGGAATGGATTATGGATGCGAAAAAGGCCGGCATGAATTATTTCATAGTTACCGCGAAACACCATGATGGTTTTGCCATGTTTGATTCTAAAGTTTCGGATTTTGATGTGATAGATCAGACGCCCTTTAAGCGGGATCCGATGGCAGAATTGGCTGCTGCAGCTAAGAAACATGGCATGAAGTTCGGCTTTTACTACTCTCATGCTTTTGATTGGGAAGATCCTAATGCCCCTGGCAACGATTGGGAGTATAAAAATCCAGGAGGTGATCAATTGATCGGTGGTGCAAACTGGTTTGACAACCATCCGGAATGGTTGCCTAAAGCACAGAAATATGTAAATGAGAAGGCAATTCCTCAGATTAAGGAATTGATCAATACCTATCATCCAGATATTTTATGGTTTGATACGCCACATAAATTACCATTTTCCGAAAACCTGAGGATATTGCAGGCGATTCGGGAAACTGATCCTAATATTGTAGTAAATGGCCGTTTGGCGAGAAGTGCTACTGGAAATTTTGGTGATTATCTAAATACAGGAGATCGTCCGGCAGAATTTCGTACTGTAGCCGGAGATTGGGAGGCGATTCCTACCACAAATGAATCTTACGGTTATTCAAAACATGACCACAGTCATAAGCCGGCTAGTTTTTTTATTCGCCTGCTGGCAAATGCAAGCTCACGCGGCGGTAATTTATTGATGAATATTGGCCCTAAAGGCGATGGAAGTTTCGACCAGAAAGACCAGCGCATTTTAGATAGTATCGGCCCCTGGCTACATAAAAACTCGGTTTCGATTTTTGGAACCCAGCGTTCTGGCTTGCCAATCCCGGCATGGGGGGTAAGCACACAAAAAGACAGGCAGGTTTATTTGCACGTTTTTGAATGGCCAAAAGATGGGAAATTATTGCTGGCAGGATTAAAAACGGATGTTAAACTGGCTTATCTATTGAATGATCCGGCAAAAAAGAAATTAGGAGTAAAGCGTTTAAGTCCGGTAGATCTGAGTATTTCTGTCCCTGAACAAAGTCCGGATGCTGTGGACGCGGTAGTGGTATTGGAACTGAACGCGCCTTTAGCAGTAGACACACTGCGACTGCTGGCAGATAAAGATTTGACGAACAGGCTGCTTTCTTTTGATGCTGCATTGCATGGAAAAGGTTTTGGCTTTGGGGATGGAAAGACCAACCGCTATTTCGTAGATGGCTTAAAAGAGAAAGGACAGTATTTCTCCTGGGATGTTAAAACCCTGGCCCCTGCAAGGTATAAGGTGTTGGTGAAATATCTTGGAGGAGTAGATCCGAAAGGGACTTATCGCATTCAGCTGGGTGCTATGAATCAAGAAATGCCTGCCTTTGTGCAGAAATCAGGTGTAGTAACCCAGGAAATAGGACAGGTATCTCTGAGTAAAGGACAGTGTCAGTTAAAACTTAGTGCAGAAAATGCACACGGGATGGAGCTGATGAAACTCCTGGAAGTCCAGTTAATTCCTATAGCGCTTTAG
- a CDS encoding alginate lyase family protein: MNKGILRVCMGVFLLVGLQRPAIGKALNEDEARPQADEAKLKADNSRLQPEEMIVRTDEIRKQVELTLKKQVLAKAKWAMQQKPVTVTAARSTRSAGGTHDFFSEGDYWWPDPQNPDGPYIQRDGMTNPENFVAHRLAMIRFSEIIGALASAYRLTGEEKYAKQAMLHLKAWFINEGTLMNPHLKFAQAIKGRFTGRGIGIIDTIQLMEVAQGVMVMSADLDKTLLQGVKGWFSEYLEWLMTHPYGKDEMKAENNHGTCFTMQVASFAKLTGNGELMKFCSDRYKTVLLPNQMAADGSFPRELSRTKPYGYSVFNLDAMTTLCQILSTPQDNLWTFETADGRSIKKGVAYFYPFVKDKSKWPLKPDVMYWEYWPVAQPFLIFAADAFQQEEWLKTWQQLDHQPKVEEVIRNLPVRNPLIWL; this comes from the coding sequence ATGAATAAAGGAATCCTGAGGGTTTGTATGGGAGTTTTTCTACTGGTTGGCCTGCAAAGGCCAGCCATTGGAAAGGCATTGAATGAGGACGAAGCGAGGCCACAGGCTGATGAAGCGAAGCTGAAAGCTGACAATAGCAGGTTACAGCCTGAGGAAATGATAGTACGTACAGACGAAATCAGGAAGCAGGTAGAACTGACTTTAAAAAAGCAGGTGTTGGCTAAGGCAAAATGGGCGATGCAGCAAAAACCAGTCACTGTAACGGCAGCAAGGTCCACAAGAAGTGCTGGCGGTACACATGATTTCTTTTCCGAAGGAGATTACTGGTGGCCGGATCCTCAAAATCCGGATGGTCCTTATATACAAAGAGATGGGATGACTAATCCTGAAAACTTTGTGGCGCATCGTTTAGCGATGATCCGCTTTAGTGAAATTATCGGCGCATTGGCTTCGGCTTATCGCCTCACAGGAGAAGAAAAATATGCTAAACAGGCGATGCTGCATTTGAAAGCCTGGTTTATCAATGAAGGTACGCTCATGAATCCTCACCTGAAATTCGCGCAGGCGATAAAAGGTCGATTTACTGGTCGTGGGATCGGCATTATCGACACCATTCAGTTGATGGAAGTTGCGCAGGGGGTAATGGTCATGTCTGCTGATTTGGATAAAACGCTACTGCAAGGGGTAAAGGGCTGGTTTTCTGAGTATCTGGAATGGCTGATGACGCATCCTTATGGTAAAGATGAGATGAAAGCAGAGAATAACCATGGTACTTGTTTTACGATGCAGGTGGCTTCTTTTGCTAAACTTACTGGAAATGGGGAGCTGATGAAGTTTTGCAGCGATCGCTATAAAACTGTGCTGCTTCCTAATCAGATGGCTGCAGACGGCAGTTTTCCAAGAGAATTGTCGCGCACAAAACCTTACGGTTATTCGGTTTTTAACCTGGATGCCATGACTACACTTTGCCAGATTCTTTCAACGCCTCAGGATAACCTCTGGACTTTTGAAACCGCAGATGGCAGGTCTATCAAAAAAGGAGTAGCGTATTTCTATCCTTTTGTAAAAGATAAAAGTAAGTGGCCTTTAAAACCGGATGTCATGTATTGGGAATACTGGCCGGTAGCCCAGCCTTTCCTAATATTTGCGGCAGATGCTTTTCAGCAGGAAGAATGGCTGAAAACCTGGCAGCAGCTGGATCATCAACCAAAAGTGGAAGAGGTGATTCGCAATCTGCCAGTTAGAAATCCGCTGATCTGGCTGTAA